A single window of Rhodamnia argentea isolate NSW1041297 chromosome 5, ASM2092103v1, whole genome shotgun sequence DNA harbors:
- the LOC115752289 gene encoding transcription factor bHLH30-like — protein MSGKIEEDQGECSQTIDNFHSTPHHHHHHLQDHYHHQQQQLLLQMHHHHHQNDHAFGGAVFHPDLQAPPSVLPWPLQQAHPAFHSGREPDPFLLPPPPPLPPSPYAGFFNRRAPSLQFAYDGGPASDHLRILSDALAVGVAAHPGAAAAVAPFGLQAELGKMTAQEIMDAKALAASKSHSEAERRRRERINNHLAKLRSLLPSTTKTDKASLLAEVIQHVKELKRQTSLIAETSLIPTETDELTVDTSDEEVDGKLVIKASLCCEDRSDLLPDLIKTLKALRLRTLKAEITTLGGRVRNVLFITGDHDQDLSGDNGEHQEHQQHIQQYSLSSIQEALKGVIEKAGGGDESSSGNVKRQRTNVNILEHRSL, from the exons ATGAGTGGAAAGATTGAAGAAGATCAAGGAGAGTGTTCGCAAACCATCGACAATTTCCACAGcaccccccaccaccaccaccaccacctacAAGATCACTACCACCACCAACAACAGCAACTGCTCCTCCAGatgcaccaccaccaccaccagaaCGACCACGCTTTTGGCGGCGCGGTCTTCCACCCGGACCTCCAAGCCCCGCCGTCCGTCCTCCCCTGGCCCCTCCAGCAGGCCCACCCGGCCTTCCACTCTGGCCGCGAGCCCGACCCCTTTCTCCTCCCTCCCCCGCCTCCTCTGCCACCGTCGCCCTACGCCGGCTTCTTCAACCGAAGGGCCCCTTCCTTGCAGTTCGCCTATGACGGCGGTCCAGCCTCGGACCATCTCCGGATCCTATCCGACGCCCTCGCGGTGGGCGTGGCGGCTCATCctggcgccgccgccgccgtggcGCCGTTCGGGCTCCAAGCCGAGCTGGGGAAGATGACGGCCCAAGAGATAATGGACGCCAAAGCCCTCGCCGCCTCGAAGAGCCACAGCGAGGCCGAGAGGAGGAGGCGAGAGAGGATCAACAACCACCTCGCGAAGCTGCGTAGCTTACTCCCCAGCACCACTAAA ACGGATAAGGCATCATTGCTGGCAGAAGTGATCCAGCACGTGAAGGAGCTGAAGCGCCAGACGTCCCTGATCGCCGAGACGAGCCTAATCCCGACCGAGACCGACGAGCTCACGGTGGACACTTCGGATGAAGAAGTCGACGGCAAGCTTGTGATCAAGGCATCGCTGTGCTGCGAGGACCGGTCCGACCTCTTGCCCGACCTCATCAAGACACTGAAGGCGCTGCGGCTGCGGACCCTGAAGGCCGAGATCACCACACTCGGCGGGCGGGTGAGGAACGTCTTGTTCATCACCGGCGATCACGATCAGGACTTGAGCGGCGACAATGGAGAGCACCAAGAGCACCAGCAACACATACAGCAGTACTCATTGAGTTCAATACAAGAGGCGCTCAAAGGGGTGATAGAGAAAGCTGGCGGGGGCGATGAGTCCTCTTCTGGGAATGTTAAGAGGCAAAGGACTAACGTCAATATCCTCGAACACAGGTCTCTCTAA